In a genomic window of Desulfobulbaceae bacterium:
- the purL gene encoding phosphoribosylformylglycinamidine synthase, whose translation MSQTVQQLYRKISDSFEYCFNIESHHPLKPNEIQQLMELLADGFIASTVTATSSLHGGTIVELGPRLNFATAWSSNMVSICSAIGLEGITRVERSRRYLVDESVSINTFVHDNHDRMTECRYNEPLKTFDTGIVPEKVYDVPMMENGPDALASIPGISMDEWDRNFYYDYFVKKHNRNPTIVEIMDLNNANSEHSRHSFFRGIQVIDGVEQPENLMQVVISTLKANPDNSVIAFKDNSSGITGRSISTIIPKSPGQTSPLVPTTATYDLIFTAETHNFPTGVAPFPGAETGTGGRIRDVQGTGQGGFVVAGTTGYCVANLHINGYELPWETPLECPSNLASALKIEIEASNGASDYGNKFGEPLIQGFTRSFDMRLDDGQRWGFLKPIMFTGGIGQIDHRHIKKSAEEKDMYIIQVGGPAYRVGFGGGAASSMLQGENAEELDFNAVQRGDAEMEQKMNRVIRACNEMGEHSLIDVIHDQGAGGPANVLKELVEKSGGQINIRNIKAGDPTMSVLEIYVAEFQERNGFLVRPENLDKFKAICSREKVNCEVLGQVTGDLRFIVRDEFDNSTPVDLELSEVLGNVPTKTFKDNRIPTALSKVAIPADTTLQSALDRVLKLVSVGSKRFLTNKVDRSVTGLIAQQQCCGPLQATVSDVAVIAQSHFGKSGAACAIGEQPIKMLSNPSAGARMAVGESVTNIMWAAIDGINSIKCSANWMWAPKLAGEGSALYDAACAMRDSMIALGVAVDGGKDSLSMATRVGNETVKSPRELVISVYSTMEDITQVVTPDIKQAGASLLYFIDLADGKNRLGGSALAQVFNQVGSDTPDMENPALLKQSFATVQNLIRNKLICSGHDRSDGGLITTVLEMAFSGNCGITLDVSSSTSLINYFFSEELGLVFEVRSTDTLKVESILKEADIPFAVLGSTTSTKEIAITFNGDPVLTGSMLDLRQIWEETSYQLEKLQMNPACANEEKKILYNRKGPQYSVPFTPAFSSPQIVDNSTKPKVAILRDEGSNSDREMSSAFFAAGFEPWDITMSDLLNGDINLDGFRGLAAVGGFSYADVPESAKGWAATIVFNEKLKQMFTKFYNDPNTFSLGICNGCQLFGLLGWVPWRGISPEIQPRFIQNNSRRFESRWSTVKILPNKSIMLQGMEGLTFGIHVAHGEGKLSFPDPTIFKQVKDQQLAALAFVDDDGVQTEQYPFNPNGSPEGITGLCTADGRHLAMMPHPERSFLNWQAHWLPPNYDSSETASPWLKMFQNAYEWCLK comes from the coding sequence ATGTCCCAGACAGTGCAACAGCTTTACCGCAAAATTTCTGATTCGTTTGAATATTGCTTCAATATTGAAAGCCACCACCCATTGAAGCCCAATGAAATTCAGCAACTCATGGAGTTACTTGCCGACGGATTCATCGCAAGTACGGTAACTGCTACCTCGTCACTGCATGGCGGGACGATTGTGGAACTTGGACCACGTCTCAATTTTGCCACTGCCTGGTCCTCCAACATGGTTTCAATATGTTCAGCCATCGGACTTGAAGGTATTACCCGGGTTGAACGTTCAAGACGGTATCTGGTTGACGAATCTGTCTCAATTAACACCTTTGTGCATGACAACCATGATCGCATGACAGAATGCCGGTACAACGAACCATTAAAAACATTTGACACAGGTATTGTTCCGGAAAAGGTGTACGATGTACCGATGATGGAAAATGGCCCCGATGCCTTAGCCAGTATTCCAGGAATCTCTATGGATGAGTGGGATAGAAACTTTTATTACGATTATTTTGTAAAAAAACATAATCGGAACCCCACCATTGTTGAAATTATGGATTTAAACAATGCCAACAGCGAACACTCACGACATAGTTTTTTCCGTGGCATTCAAGTTATTGACGGCGTTGAACAGCCTGAAAACTTAATGCAGGTCGTTATATCGACTCTTAAGGCAAACCCAGACAACAGTGTTATTGCATTTAAAGACAACTCCAGCGGCATCACGGGCAGATCGATCTCTACTATTATACCGAAGTCACCTGGGCAAACTAGCCCTCTGGTACCTACGACAGCTACCTATGATCTGATTTTCACAGCTGAAACTCATAATTTCCCCACGGGAGTTGCCCCCTTCCCCGGAGCTGAAACCGGCACCGGTGGCAGAATACGAGACGTGCAGGGCACAGGTCAAGGCGGCTTTGTAGTTGCAGGCACCACAGGTTACTGCGTTGCAAATCTGCATATCAACGGCTACGAGTTGCCATGGGAAACTCCCCTGGAATGCCCATCAAACCTGGCAAGTGCTTTAAAAATTGAAATTGAGGCAAGTAACGGCGCTTCTGATTACGGGAATAAGTTTGGCGAACCACTAATCCAAGGCTTCACCCGCTCATTTGATATGCGCCTTGATGATGGACAGCGCTGGGGTTTTTTAAAACCGATCATGTTTACCGGCGGCATCGGCCAGATTGACCATCGCCATATCAAGAAAAGTGCTGAAGAAAAGGATATGTACATTATCCAGGTCGGTGGACCCGCCTACCGTGTTGGTTTTGGCGGCGGCGCTGCTTCAAGTATGCTGCAAGGCGAAAATGCCGAAGAGCTCGACTTTAATGCAGTTCAGCGCGGTGACGCTGAGATGGAACAGAAAATGAACCGAGTCATTCGTGCCTGTAATGAAATGGGAGAGCACTCTCTTATTGACGTTATTCACGATCAGGGCGCTGGCGGCCCGGCAAATGTCCTTAAAGAACTGGTTGAAAAATCCGGCGGACAGATCAATATCCGGAACATAAAGGCAGGCGACCCGACCATGTCGGTTCTTGAAATTTATGTAGCAGAATTTCAAGAACGAAATGGTTTTCTGGTCCGACCCGAAAATCTTGATAAATTTAAAGCTATTTGCTCCCGAGAAAAAGTCAATTGTGAGGTCTTGGGACAGGTAACGGGTGATTTACGTTTCATTGTTCGTGATGAATTTGACAACTCCACCCCTGTAGACCTTGAACTTTCTGAGGTTTTAGGCAATGTCCCTACTAAAACATTTAAAGATAACCGTATTCCGACTGCCCTGTCTAAGGTGGCGATCCCTGCCGATACCACCTTGCAATCCGCCCTTGATCGTGTCTTGAAACTCGTTTCGGTTGGCTCAAAACGATTTCTTACCAATAAAGTCGACAGGAGCGTAACCGGCCTTATCGCCCAACAGCAGTGTTGTGGACCCCTGCAAGCAACTGTCAGTGATGTTGCCGTCATCGCCCAAAGCCATTTCGGCAAATCCGGCGCCGCCTGTGCCATTGGAGAACAGCCCATAAAAATGCTTTCAAATCCTTCAGCGGGTGCCCGAATGGCCGTTGGTGAATCGGTTACCAATATCATGTGGGCCGCAATCGATGGCATCAACTCTATTAAATGTTCTGCGAACTGGATGTGGGCCCCAAAACTTGCCGGTGAGGGTTCAGCTCTTTATGATGCAGCCTGTGCCATGCGCGACTCTATGATTGCCCTGGGCGTTGCTGTTGACGGCGGCAAAGACAGCCTTTCAATGGCTACCCGAGTTGGCAATGAAACTGTAAAATCACCCCGTGAACTGGTCATTTCTGTTTACTCAACGATGGAAGACATCACTCAGGTTGTAACTCCGGATATTAAGCAGGCAGGCGCCTCGCTTCTTTACTTTATTGATCTGGCAGACGGCAAGAATCGTCTGGGAGGTTCCGCACTCGCTCAGGTTTTCAACCAAGTTGGCTCAGATACACCCGACATGGAAAATCCGGCTTTACTTAAACAATCGTTTGCCACTGTTCAAAATCTTATCAGAAACAAACTGATCTGCTCAGGTCATGACCGCAGTGACGGCGGTTTAATTACTACTGTTCTTGAGATGGCTTTTTCCGGAAATTGCGGTATTACTCTGGATGTTTCAAGTTCAACATCTTTAATTAATTACTTTTTCTCTGAAGAACTTGGTTTGGTTTTTGAGGTCAGGTCAACTGACACGTTGAAAGTTGAATCCATATTAAAAGAAGCCGACATACCCTTTGCTGTTCTTGGCAGCACAACCTCAACTAAAGAGATTGCGATTACCTTTAATGGAGATCCTGTCCTTACTGGCAGCATGTTGGATCTTCGCCAAATATGGGAAGAGACAAGTTATCAGCTTGAAAAATTACAGATGAATCCTGCCTGTGCAAACGAAGAGAAAAAGATACTCTACAACCGTAAAGGGCCTCAGTATTCCGTTCCTTTCACACCAGCTTTCTCTTCACCCCAGATAGTTGATAACTCAACTAAACCTAAAGTCGCCATCTTGCGTGACGAAGGTAGTAATTCTGACCGTGAAATGTCCAGCGCCTTTTTTGCCGCTGGTTTTGAGCCTTGGGATATCACGATGAGTGATTTACTCAATGGAGATATCAATCTCGATGGTTTCCGTGGTCTTGCTGCAGTTGGTGGATTTTCTTACGCTGATGTCCCTGAAAGTGCTAAAGGATGGGCCGCAACAATTGTATTTAATGAAAAGCTAAAGCAAATGTTTACTAAGTTCTACAACGACCCGAACACCTTTTCTCTTGGCATATGCAACGGCTGCCAGCTTTTCGGACTTCTAGGCTGGGTGCCATGGCGGGGTATCAGCCCAGAGATACAACCCCGTTTTATCCAGAACAACTCCCGACGTTTCGAATCTCGCTGGTCTACAGTTAAAATTCTGCCCAACAAATCAATTATGCTTCAGGGCATGGAAGGCCTGACTTTTGGAATTCATGTTGCCCACGGTGAAGGCAAACTCAGCTTTCCGGATCCGACAATTTTCAAGCAGGTTAAAGATCAACAGCTTGCAGCCTTAGCCTTCGTTGATGACGATGGAGTGCAGACAGAACAGTATCCGTTCAACCCCAACGGATCTCCCGAGGGCATTACCGGATTATGCACCGCAGATGGCCGACATCTTGCGATGATGCCGCATCCGGAACGGAGCTTTCTCAACTGGCAGGCTCACTGGCTCCCGCCTAATTACGATAGCAGTGAAACAGCATCTCCATGGCTAAAAATGTTCCAGAATGCTTATGAGTGGTGCCTGAAATAA